TATACCGATGTGACGTCCATAGGACGAGAGGGCCTCTTTTGTTTCTTCGGATCCCTTCGCAATAATTGTTCCGATACGGCAACTGGCTGAAATGAGTGACGCCGTTTTATATTCGACAATCTTGAAGTAGGTCTCCTCTGAGAGATTGAAGTCCTTGCTGTGATAAAACTGGAGCGTTTCCCCCTCAGTCATGCTACGGCAGGTTTTGGAGAGCACTAGGTTGATCTCATGGTTTTCCATTGTCACGGCCTGACAAACAGCGAGGGTATAGAGGTAATCACCGACAAGAATACTGGGTTGGTTCCCCCACTTTACGCGCGCAGTTGCATTCCCGCGACGTACCTCCGCATTATCCAGGACATCGTCATGAAGGAGCGTGGCCGTATGAATATATTCAATCAGGCCCGCGCCAACAAGAAGCTGTTCTTTATCTTCGGAACTGCCTGCGAGTTCCGAAGAAATCATCAGAAAAAGAGGTCGGATTCGTTTGCCGCCGCTGTTAAGGATATAGGTGGCGATATCGTTGACAAGGTCGATTTTAGAGTCCAGTCCCTTCAGGATCTGTCCTTCAACCTCGTCTAACGATTTCTTGTATGTGGACCAGACACAATCCATTCCCTCCACAGAAGATCTCCTTTAATCAGGTCGAAAAGTACGGAAATAGTATGGGATGCTACCTGTTATGTCAAGTTAAAACGTCTATTCTGGAACCTGTGTAAAAGAACTTGACACAGTCAATATTTTCAATCAGACTTGCCCGGAATAGGCAGGCTTCATCCCTTCTGAAGTTCGGATAGGAACCCGTGATGTCGGAGCAACTTTCTCAAATAGCCGTTCGTCCCTCGCGAAAGGTTCCACGCGATATCATCATCTTGGGTATTGTCATGATTGTTTCCGGGTTTTATGATGTCAAAATCATTCTTGACCATCCGGAATATGAACTTCCGATCATGGGGATGAAGTTTGGGGGAACGGTCGGTCGGATGGTTATCTTTCTTTTCCCCCTCCTTCATTTTGTCGTCGGCTACGGTGTGATTCGCTGTCGGCGATGGGCCTACTACCTTTTCATCGCATTTGCCGCATACGGCATTATCAGTCCCCTCATCAACTACTTCCGCATGCCTCCTCCGCACCGTATTCGAACCATACTACTCATCGGCAGTGTTATTGTGTTGGGATATCTCTACAAACGAAGAGCCTACTTCAAAACCTAATCCTAATCCTTGTTTTACGTGATGTTTCAGGTTGCCTAGATTTGGCTTCAGGGTAAGGCACGAGGAGCGCAGAACCGGAGCGTATACTTTAATGCGTGAGGATTCGAGTACCACAGAAACGCAGCAATGGAGCCAAAGATAGGTGAGATGAATCGTTACGTTTTACTTTAGTGCCAGATTGGAGAATATCTCTGTGGCG
This genomic stretch from Candidatus Manganitrophaceae bacterium harbors:
- a CDS encoding polyprenyl synthetase family protein encodes the protein MEGMDCVWSTYKKSLDEVEGQILKGLDSKIDLVNDIATYILNSGGKRIRPLFLMISSELAGSSEDKEQLLVGAGLIEYIHTATLLHDDVLDNAEVRRGNATARVKWGNQPSILVGDYLYTLAVCQAVTMENHEINLVLSKTCRSMTEGETLQFYHSKDFNLSEETYFKIVEYKTASLISASCRIGTIIAKGSEETKEALSSYGRHIGIAFQVADDTLDYIADGKRLGKSLGEDLSGGKITLPLIHLLQHCKEEEKKELEHLIGEATIQKEELKYVTDLMRHYGSIDYSINKAKDFVNLAKEALSSFKDSTHRQSLVTMADYVIERDH
- a CDS encoding DUF2127 domain-containing protein; translation: MSEQLSQIAVRPSRKVPRDIIILGIVMIVSGFYDVKIILDHPEYELPIMGMKFGGTVGRMVIFLFPLLHFVVGYGVIRCRRWAYYLFIAFAAYGIISPLINYFRMPPPHRIRTILLIGSVIVLGYLYKRRAYFKT